From the genome of Streptococcus marmotae, one region includes:
- the addA gene encoding helicase-exonuclease AddAB subunit AddA, producing MSFERFLSPLEIEEVQRAEWQSDKPQKRTPEQIEAIYTNGQNVLVSASAGSGKTFVMVERILDKLKRGIRIDQLFISTFTVKAAGELKERIERKLTQAILDSQDEEQKRHLSEQLTNLPHAAIGTMDAFTQQLVTTYGYLLGIAPTFRILQDQNEQDLLKQEVFADLFADYMTGKDQAVFQQLVRNFSGHRKDSKAFRDVVEQIHTFSQSTSNPHAWLKETFLKGHSEWTSLESMPFSIFEGLLDSMERVANELQDVTDLPDYKKATKTGKPTATYSKHSAIITQLRELVAEHDSSRKMEQLPELVAQLVAILPAGDDVTVAGEKYPVFRDLQERLTNLKHVKTVLDYQPQILPLLTLLREFVLDFSDQYLQRKVQENSYEFTDISHFAIQILADYPEIRQLYQSSYHEVMVDEYQDNNHIQERMLDLLSNGHNRFMVGDIKQSIYRFRQADPQIFQTKFELYQTDKRAGKLILLKENFRSQSEVLDATNAIFTRLMDKEVGQITYAETHTLVAGSDNQKIPHPANQMAYLIYNTDVTEELEQEGISAGEVELVAKEIIRLHNEEQVAFSDIALLVSSRTRNDAILRSFEQHGIPLVSDGGEAHYLKSLEVMVMLDTLRTINNPLNDYPLLALLKSPMFRLTEDELTRIAVQAESAYFYQKFQLALTDGGAHPELISLPFKQKLEHIQTYLTDWRSYAKTHSIYDLIWKIFNEKFYYDYVGALPNGEKRQANLYALGLRANQFEKTGFKGLARFITMIDKLIASDYDLADVDVTKPQDAVQLMTIHKSKGLEFPYVFLLNMDKNFSRQESKSPIILSRENGIGAQYLADMGDKFETPLPHVRVRINTLPYQFNKEEAKRLSLSEQMRLLYVAMTRAEKKLYLVGKGSREKLANKYDGKSRFGVLAQSTRETMTNFQDWILAIEEAFKGQDLHFTKTFVEVKDLTPEKIGQLKVTSSLPRDTVRDNRQSEEIVAALKQLEAVEELNQRYQAAIDLPSVRTPSQIKKLYEPDLADDGLAIMEKFVPKRTFRLPDFGRQQVTGAQIGSAVHELMQRLPLVNPMTVELVEETLAKIHATEAVKARIDVAKIRAFFETPLGQEIVTQKELVRREQPFAVLQTDASANEDYVLRGIIDGFIHYGDYIVLFDYKTDHYQQPSQLVERYRSQMQLYADALKQAYRVERVEKYLILLGGEQIEVVHLP from the coding sequence ATGAGCTTTGAACGATTTTTAAGCCCCTTAGAGATTGAGGAAGTCCAACGAGCAGAATGGCAATCGGATAAGCCACAAAAACGGACACCTGAGCAAATTGAAGCCATTTATACCAACGGTCAAAATGTCTTAGTATCCGCCTCAGCCGGTTCAGGAAAGACCTTCGTCATGGTGGAGCGGATTTTGGATAAGCTGAAGCGGGGAATTCGGATTGACCAACTCTTTATCTCTACCTTTACAGTTAAGGCAGCAGGCGAGTTAAAAGAACGGATTGAACGGAAGCTGACACAGGCTATCCTAGACAGTCAGGATGAGGAACAAAAACGCCACCTGTCTGAGCAGTTAACGAATCTTCCGCATGCTGCGATTGGGACCATGGATGCCTTTACCCAGCAACTGGTGACAACCTATGGCTATCTCTTAGGAATTGCTCCGACGTTTCGTATCTTACAGGATCAAAATGAGCAAGATTTACTCAAACAAGAAGTATTTGCAGACCTGTTTGCAGACTATATGACAGGAAAAGACCAGGCGGTCTTTCAGCAGTTGGTGCGGAATTTTTCAGGTCATCGCAAGGATAGCAAGGCCTTTCGAGATGTAGTTGAGCAGATTCACACCTTTAGTCAGTCAACCAGCAATCCCCATGCTTGGTTGAAGGAAACCTTCTTAAAAGGTCATAGCGAATGGACCAGCCTTGAAAGCATGCCTTTTTCGATTTTCGAGGGCTTGTTAGACAGCATGGAGCGGGTAGCCAATGAGTTACAGGATGTGACGGATTTACCAGATTACAAAAAAGCGACCAAGACAGGAAAACCAACAGCGACTTACAGCAAACATTCCGCCATCATCACGCAACTAAGAGAGTTGGTGGCAGAGCACGATAGCAGTCGGAAAATGGAGCAACTACCAGAGTTAGTTGCGCAATTGGTAGCCATCTTGCCTGCTGGTGACGACGTAACGGTGGCTGGTGAAAAATATCCAGTCTTTAGGGACTTGCAGGAACGCTTGACCAATCTAAAACATGTGAAGACGGTTCTTGACTACCAACCTCAAATACTGCCATTATTGACGCTACTGAGAGAATTTGTCCTTGATTTTTCTGACCAATACCTTCAGCGAAAGGTACAGGAAAATAGCTATGAATTTACGGATATTAGCCATTTTGCCATTCAAATCTTGGCGGATTACCCAGAGATTCGGCAACTCTATCAGTCAAGCTATCACGAGGTTATGGTCGATGAGTATCAGGATAATAACCATATTCAAGAGCGGATGTTGGACTTGCTATCAAATGGTCATAACCGCTTCATGGTGGGCGATATCAAGCAGTCTATCTACCGCTTTCGTCAGGCAGACCCACAAATTTTCCAAACGAAGTTTGAATTGTACCAGACAGATAAAAGAGCTGGCAAATTGATTCTCCTTAAAGAAAATTTCCGTAGTCAGTCTGAGGTGTTAGATGCAACGAATGCGATTTTTACACGCTTAATGGACAAGGAAGTTGGGCAAATTACCTATGCTGAAACCCATACCTTGGTTGCAGGAAGTGACAATCAGAAAATCCCTCATCCAGCAAATCAAATGGCATACCTCATTTACAACACAGATGTCACTGAGGAATTGGAACAAGAGGGTATTAGTGCTGGTGAAGTGGAGCTAGTGGCTAAGGAGATTATTCGCCTGCATAATGAGGAACAGGTCGCTTTTTCTGATATTGCCTTACTAGTGTCTTCTCGGACGCGAAATGATGCTATTTTACGTAGTTTTGAGCAACATGGGATTCCCTTGGTATCTGACGGTGGTGAGGCGCACTATCTCAAATCCTTGGAAGTGATGGTCATGTTGGATACCTTGCGGACAATTAACAATCCCCTCAATGACTATCCCTTACTTGCTCTTTTGAAATCTCCTATGTTTCGCTTAACAGAAGACGAGTTGACACGGATTGCAGTACAGGCGGAATCAGCGTATTTCTATCAGAAATTTCAACTAGCCTTGACAGATGGTGGAGCGCATCCTGAGTTGATTTCCCTTCCTTTCAAGCAAAAGTTGGAACACATTCAGACTTATCTGACCGACTGGAGAAGCTATGCAAAAACCCATTCCATTTATGATTTGATTTGGAAGATTTTTAATGAGAAGTTTTACTATGATTATGTCGGTGCCCTGCCAAATGGAGAAAAGCGCCAAGCCAATCTCTATGCTCTTGGATTACGAGCCAATCAATTTGAAAAAACAGGCTTTAAGGGACTGGCTCGTTTTATCACGATGATTGATAAGCTCATTGCTAGCGACTATGACTTGGCAGATGTCGACGTAACCAAGCCCCAAGATGCCGTTCAGTTGATGACCATTCATAAGAGCAAGGGACTAGAATTTCCCTATGTCTTTCTATTGAACATGGATAAGAACTTTAGCCGTCAAGAAAGCAAGAGTCCGATTATTCTGAGCAGAGAAAATGGCATCGGTGCCCAATACCTAGCAGATATGGGAGATAAGTTTGAGACGCCGCTACCTCATGTACGTGTCCGGATCAATACGCTCCCCTATCAATTCAATAAGGAAGAAGCAAAACGCTTGAGCCTGTCTGAACAAATGCGCTTGCTCTATGTGGCAATGACACGGGCTGAGAAGAAACTGTACTTGGTCGGAAAAGGAAGTCGAGAAAAATTGGCGAACAAGTACGATGGAAAATCCCGTTTCGGTGTACTTGCCCAGTCTACGCGGGAGACAATGACCAATTTTCAGGATTGGATTTTAGCTATTGAAGAGGCCTTTAAGGGACAGGATTTGCATTTTACAAAGACCTTTGTTGAAGTAAAAGACCTGACTCCAGAAAAAATCGGTCAATTAAAGGTAACCTCTTCTTTACCAAGGGATACGGTCAGAGATAACCGTCAGTCAGAAGAGATTGTCGCTGCACTAAAACAATTAGAAGCTGTTGAAGAACTCAATCAACGCTATCAAGCTGCGATTGACTTGCCAAGTGTGCGGACGCCGAGCCAGATTAAAAAACTCTACGAGCCAGACTTAGCAGATGATGGACTCGCTATCATGGAAAAATTTGTTCCCAAGCGGACATTTCGCTTACCAGACTTTGGTCGTCAACAGGTAACAGGGGCACAGATTGGCTCTGCTGTCCATGAGCTGATGCAGCGCTTGCCACTGGTCAATCCTATGACAGTTGAACTTGTAGAAGAGACCCTTGCAAAGATTCATGCCACAGAAGCTGTTAAGGCAAGAATTGATGTGGCGAAGATTAGGGCATTCTTTGAGACTCCGCTAGGACAAGAAATAGTGACTCAGAAGGAATTGGTTCGCCGAGAACAGCCATTTGCTGTTTTGCAAACCGATGCGTCTGCCAATGAAGACTATGTGTTACGTGGGATTATAGACGGATTTATCCATTATGGAGATTATATTGTGCTGTTTGACTATAAAACGGACCATTATCAGCAACCTAGTCAGCTGGTAGAGCGGTATCGTAGCCAAATGCAACTCTATGCCGATGCGCTCAAGCAGGCTTACCGAGTAGAGAGGGTTGAGAAATACTTGATTCTACTGGGTGGCGAGCAGATTGAAGTCGTACATTTACCATAA
- a CDS encoding YkgJ family cysteine cluster protein, translated as MKERQIDIEHYKQLAQQKQGEHRNFLAGLKKKAPKDLDKIVQQIHQEVFEEIDCTACANCCKSLGPLFTEADITRIAKHFRMKLPVFEDLYLKVDEDGDKVFQAMPCPFLGEDNLCSIYAIRPKACREFPHTDRKKIYQINHLTIKNTLTCPAAYLFVEKLRERL; from the coding sequence ATGAAAGAAAGACAGATTGATATTGAGCATTACAAACAATTAGCCCAGCAAAAGCAGGGTGAGCACCGTAATTTTTTAGCTGGTTTAAAGAAAAAAGCGCCTAAGGATCTAGATAAGATTGTGCAACAGATCCATCAAGAGGTTTTTGAGGAGATTGACTGCACTGCCTGTGCCAACTGCTGCAAGAGTTTGGGGCCGCTCTTTACGGAGGCGGATATTACCCGCATTGCCAAGCATTTTCGGATGAAACTACCTGTCTTTGAAGACCTCTATCTCAAGGTCGATGAGGATGGTGACAAGGTTTTTCAAGCCATGCCTTGTCCGTTTTTAGGAGAGGACAACCTGTGCAGCATTTACGCTATTCGCCCCAAGGCCTGTCGTGAATTTCCCCATACAGACCGCAAAAAAATCTACCAAATCAACCATTTGACCATTAAAAATACCCTTACCTGCCCCGCAGCCTACCTCTTTGTAGAGAAGTTGAGAGAGCGATTGTGA
- a CDS encoding ribonuclease HI: MTARYILYTDGSFYHKNHQKTVSAYIVLDEDGNLVCKGRSFVVPQKKGMQSSTMAELRAVIIGLKAIRKLDNDHLTSVNVLTDYQGLPVFHKYLRRYKKNQYVKEVVKQRLKQAVWSWYYSNLMHTMKCYESMQKELQLTVSWVKAHSDNAWNNEVDQLAKRSIGKG, from the coding sequence GTGACGGCAAGGTATATCTTATATACAGATGGTTCTTTTTACCATAAAAATCATCAAAAAACAGTTTCGGCTTATATTGTATTGGATGAGGATGGAAATCTAGTGTGTAAAGGCAGGAGTTTCGTAGTTCCTCAAAAAAAGGGTATGCAGTCCTCTACGATGGCTGAATTGAGAGCTGTTATTATCGGCCTGAAAGCTATTCGAAAGCTGGATAATGACCACCTTACCTCTGTGAATGTTCTAACAGACTATCAAGGATTGCCAGTGTTTCATAAATACTTGCGTAGATATAAGAAAAACCAGTATGTAAAAGAAGTCGTCAAACAGAGGCTAAAACAAGCGGTGTGGAGCTGGTATTATTCAAATTTGATGCATACGATGAAATGCTATGAGTCTATGCAGAAAGAATTACAGCTGACTGTTTCTTGGGTTAAAGCACATAGTGACAATGCTTGGAATAACGAGGTAGATCAGTTAGCAAAACGGTCGATTGGAAAGGGATAG
- a CDS encoding ribonuclease J has translation MSDIKIMALGGVRENGKNLYIAEVNGMIFVLDAGLKYPENEQLGVDVIVPNVEYLVENKERVAGIFLTHGHADAIGALPYVLENVRVPVFGSHLTIELAKLVVKNYQATKKFKDFHVINAGSEIDFGASVVSFFKTTHSIPESLGVVVKTDEGNIVYTGDFKFDQAADPFYKTDFGRLAEIGNEGVLALLSDSANADSNIQVASMHEEAEEILNTIADWEGRVIVAAVASNIVRIQQIFDAAEATGRRVVLTGHDVENIVRTAIDLKKLRLVSERLLIKPKEMAKFEDNELIILETGRMGEPLNGLRRMSIGRHRYVEIKDGDLVYIVTTPTISKEAVVARVENMIYQAGGVVKSITKNLRVSGHGNARDLQLMLNILRPKYLFPVQGEYRQLDAHARVALEIGHYPENIFIVKRGDIMSYEQGEFVHNGSVPAGDVMIDGNAIGDVGNIVLRDRKILSEDGIFIVAITVNRREKRIISKAKVNTRGFVYVKKSRDILREASELVNITVENYFTKDTFDWSELKSSVRDELAKYLFDQTKRRPAILPVIMEVK, from the coding sequence ATGAGTGATATCAAAATTATGGCTTTGGGCGGTGTGAGAGAGAACGGAAAAAACCTCTACATCGCTGAAGTCAATGGCATGATTTTCGTCTTAGATGCGGGATTAAAATATCCAGAAAATGAGCAACTAGGCGTTGATGTGATCGTGCCAAATGTCGAGTATTTGGTAGAAAATAAGGAGCGGGTAGCTGGAATCTTTCTGACCCATGGACATGCGGATGCGATTGGGGCTCTGCCTTATGTATTGGAAAATGTACGTGTACCAGTATTTGGTTCGCATTTGACCATTGAACTAGCGAAATTGGTCGTGAAAAATTATCAGGCAACCAAGAAATTTAAGGATTTTCATGTGATCAATGCAGGGTCTGAAATTGATTTTGGTGCTTCTGTTGTTTCTTTCTTTAAAACAACCCACTCGATTCCAGAGAGTTTAGGAGTGGTTGTCAAGACAGACGAGGGCAATATTGTCTATACGGGTGATTTCAAATTTGACCAAGCAGCCGATCCCTTTTACAAGACTGATTTTGGGCGTTTAGCAGAAATTGGAAATGAAGGAGTTTTGGCCCTCTTATCTGATTCGGCCAATGCAGATAGCAATATTCAAGTAGCGAGCATGCATGAAGAGGCAGAAGAAATTCTCAATACCATTGCGGATTGGGAAGGACGGGTGATTGTTGCAGCGGTTGCAAGCAATATCGTGCGGATCCAGCAAATCTTTGATGCTGCTGAAGCAACTGGTCGCCGTGTTGTATTGACAGGACACGATGTGGAGAATATTGTCCGCACAGCCATTGATTTGAAAAAATTACGGTTGGTCAGCGAGCGTTTGTTGATTAAACCAAAAGAAATGGCAAAATTTGAAGATAATGAGCTGATTATCTTGGAAACAGGTCGTATGGGCGAGCCGTTGAACGGATTGCGTAGGATGTCAATTGGCCGTCACCGTTATGTGGAAATCAAGGACGGCGATTTGGTTTATATTGTGACAACGCCAACTATTTCAAAAGAAGCAGTTGTTGCGCGTGTCGAAAACATGATTTATCAGGCAGGTGGAGTGGTTAAGTCCATTACGAAAAACTTGCGGGTATCTGGACACGGGAATGCGCGTGATTTGCAGTTGATGCTCAACATCTTGCGTCCTAAGTATCTGTTCCCAGTTCAAGGGGAGTATCGTCAGCTAGATGCCCACGCGCGTGTAGCACTTGAAATTGGTCACTATCCAGAAAATATCTTTATCGTCAAACGTGGAGACATCATGAGCTATGAACAAGGCGAATTTGTCCATAATGGCTCTGTGCCAGCAGGGGATGTCATGATTGATGGAAATGCTATTGGAGATGTTGGCAATATCGTGCTTCGTGACCGAAAAATTTTATCAGAAGATGGTATTTTCATCGTAGCCATTACAGTGAATCGTCGTGAGAAACGCATCATTTCAAAAGCCAAAGTCAATACACGTGGATTTGTCTATGTCAAAAAGAGTAGAGATATTTTGCGTGAGGCTTCTGAATTAGTCAATATTACTGTCGAAAATTATTTTACCAAGGATACGTTTGACTGGTCAGAACTGAAATCATCTGTCCGAGATGAACTAGCCAAGTACCTCTTTGACCAAACGAAGCGCCGTCCGGCTATTTTGCCTGTTATTATGGAAGTGAAATAA
- a CDS encoding alpha/beta hydrolase yields MALMSITYYSQVMDLDLSVQVLYPDKGRVENPDDTDIPVLYLLHGMGGRDTTWLRLTALERLVRKTNLIVVMPDTHNGWYVNTQYGYPYFDALAVELPAVLQRFFPNMTDKRAKTFIAGLSMGGYGALRLALETNRFSYAASLSGALSFKDFDPRTESLGNTAYWTGTFGEIADWESPDNPHSLVNLAKTADKDTKMYIWCGEEDFLIGANDFAAQSFKDLGYDVDYQTASGKHEWYYWDKQLEVILAWLPIDFQLEERLS; encoded by the coding sequence ATGGCTTTAATGAGTATTACCTATTATTCGCAAGTAATGGATTTGGACTTGTCGGTGCAGGTCTTGTATCCAGACAAGGGACGGGTGGAAAATCCCGATGATACCGATATTCCTGTCCTCTATCTCCTCCATGGAATGGGTGGTAGGGATACGACTTGGCTACGCTTAACCGCTTTGGAGCGCTTGGTGAGAAAAACCAATCTCATCGTTGTCATGCCCGATACCCATAATGGTTGGTATGTCAATACCCAGTATGGCTACCCCTATTTTGACGCCTTAGCTGTAGAATTACCGGCTGTTTTGCAACGCTTTTTCCCAAATATGACTGATAAACGTGCAAAAACCTTTATTGCAGGTCTGTCGATGGGAGGGTATGGTGCCTTGCGTTTAGCCTTAGAAACTAATCGCTTTTCGTATGCGGCCAGCTTATCAGGTGCTTTGAGCTTTAAGGATTTTGACCCACGGACAGAAAGTTTAGGGAATACTGCTTATTGGACAGGAACCTTTGGGGAAATTGCAGACTGGGAAAGCCCAGACAATCCCCATTCCTTGGTGAATCTTGCTAAAACAGCTGACAAAGACACTAAGATGTATATCTGGTGCGGTGAAGAGGATTTTCTTATCGGTGCAAATGATTTTGCAGCGCAATCCTTTAAAGACTTAGGTTATGATGTGGACTATCAAACAGCATCAGGTAAGCATGAATGGTACTATTGGGACAAGCAGCTGGAGGTTATTCTAGCTTGGCTACCGATTGATTTTCAATTGGAAGAACGCTTGAGTTAG